From Pseudonocardia autotrophica, one genomic window encodes:
- a CDS encoding formate dehydrogenase subunit delta: MSGTTTPELRMVHEIARQFADRPATESVETIAAHLRKFWAPAMITNLIEDADRGADLDPLVAGVVAELRPAG; this comes from the coding sequence GTGTCCGGGACCACCACACCCGAGCTGCGGATGGTGCACGAGATCGCCCGGCAGTTCGCCGACCGGCCGGCCACCGAGTCGGTCGAGACGATCGCCGCGCACCTGCGCAAGTTCTGGGCGCCGGCGATGATCACCAACCTGATCGAGGACGCGGACCGGGGTGCGGACCTGGACCCGCTGGTGGCGGGGGTCGTCGCGGAGCTGCGCCCCGCGGGGTGA
- a CDS encoding glutaminase: MRTPVPDYLAEVLDGVVADRSGRVADYIPDLADADPEVLGVAVTTVAGRTYAAGDADVEFSIQSISKPFAYAAALTDRGTEVVDATVGVEPSGEAFDELSLEGGTHRPKNPMINAGAIAVHHLLVGPDATGAARVERVVDFFSELAGRRLTVDESVYRSELDTADRNLAIAHMLRNYRVLSEPAAEVVDGYTRQCAVNVTVRDLAMMGATLANAGVHPVTGRRVLPAAVARRTMSVMAGSGMYDGAGDWLVRVGIPAKSGVAGGMLGALPGQLGLATVSPRLDAHGNSVRGVAICERLSRDMGMHLMEAEPYGSTVLRGTRVDGDATVVALQGAVQFSGAEAVLDRLATEPISTPEVVLDLSRVDRFSDVGRRMTLEGLRRLTLDGHTVAVIDPDGVLPDPDLGDGTRAQLRT, from the coding sequence ATGCGCACCCCCGTCCCCGACTACCTGGCCGAGGTTCTCGACGGTGTCGTCGCCGACCGCTCCGGCCGGGTCGCCGACTACATCCCCGACCTGGCCGACGCCGATCCGGAGGTGCTCGGCGTCGCGGTGACGACGGTCGCCGGGCGCACGTACGCGGCCGGCGACGCCGACGTCGAGTTCTCCATCCAGTCGATCTCCAAGCCGTTCGCCTACGCCGCCGCGCTCACCGACCGCGGCACCGAGGTGGTGGACGCGACGGTCGGCGTCGAACCGTCCGGCGAGGCGTTCGACGAACTGTCCCTGGAGGGCGGGACGCACCGCCCGAAGAACCCGATGATCAACGCCGGCGCGATCGCCGTGCACCACCTGCTGGTGGGGCCGGACGCGACCGGCGCCGCCCGCGTCGAGCGGGTCGTGGACTTCTTCTCCGAGCTCGCCGGGCGGCGGCTCACCGTCGACGAGTCGGTGTACCGGTCCGAGCTGGACACCGCCGACCGCAATCTCGCGATCGCGCACATGCTCCGCAACTACCGGGTGCTCAGCGAGCCGGCCGCCGAGGTCGTCGACGGCTACACCCGCCAGTGCGCGGTGAACGTGACCGTCCGCGACCTGGCGATGATGGGGGCGACGCTGGCGAACGCGGGCGTCCACCCGGTGACCGGACGACGGGTGCTGCCCGCCGCCGTCGCCCGCCGGACGATGTCGGTGATGGCCGGTTCCGGCATGTACGACGGCGCGGGGGACTGGCTGGTCCGGGTCGGCATCCCGGCGAAGAGCGGCGTCGCGGGCGGGATGCTCGGCGCGCTGCCCGGCCAGCTCGGGCTCGCCACCGTGTCCCCGCGGCTGGACGCGCACGGCAACAGCGTGCGCGGCGTCGCGATCTGCGAGCGGCTGTCCCGCGACATGGGCATGCACCTGATGGAGGCCGAGCCCTACGGCTCGACGGTGCTGCGCGGAACCCGGGTGGACGGCGACGCGACCGTCGTCGCGCTCCAGGGGGCCGTGCAGTTCTCCGGGGCGGAGGCGGTGCTGGACCGGCTGGCCACCGAACCGATCAGTACCCCGGAGGTCGTGCTGGACCTCTCCCGGGTCGACCGGTTCTCCGACGTCGGACGCCGGATGACGCTGGAGGGCCTGCGGCGGCTCACCCTGGACGGGCACACCGTCGCCGTCATCGATCCGGACGGGGTGCTCCCGGACCCGGATCTCGGCGACGGGACGCGGGCGCAGCTGCGGACCTGA